A stretch of the Paenibacillus dendritiformis genome encodes the following:
- a CDS encoding helix-turn-helix domain-containing protein, producing MEASSLQYSTIGDSIRQYRNKANLTQSQLAELSGVSTGYISKIENDEVERPSFEKVNPIANALHIPIREVIQPYLEIGQKSDVLFGILREVIKGDGADLTDLIIKTASACLHSKDLDSIDLMEKLYQFVDQEVNNDSLKLALYDLIIRHSRGYGINKFVAKALFQKYLIERNDFTKLHATYDSGRFVLHYIDFLSAEERTTLFYKLGVHAYNLRRFQESIDLCMNNVTEDIPVSLIKAESIAVVHNSYYYIGEYILSESYLKQYITFPYPHIQDNAKLMMAVLNVKKGDKELALSQLEECLQSCGENALLHVINQLMILYLEMNDWASIEKLLKWENKIVSIPYITPYKKSELAHFYKLKGNYCVSIGNIENGIQCYLESALRYSQVNDILNERECCSLIIKLYTDRDKMMDVETLKKLQLLYNQCNDWGNSSSL from the coding sequence ATGGAAGCATCGTCGCTACAATATTCCACTATTGGCGACAGCATAAGACAATACAGAAATAAAGCCAATCTTACACAAAGCCAACTTGCCGAGTTGTCAGGCGTCAGCACAGGCTATATCTCCAAAATTGAAAATGATGAGGTAGAACGTCCTTCATTTGAAAAGGTTAATCCCATAGCTAACGCATTACATATACCTATTCGTGAAGTCATACAACCATATCTTGAAATAGGGCAAAAATCCGATGTTCTGTTCGGAATCTTACGAGAAGTAATCAAGGGAGATGGAGCGGATTTAACGGATTTAATTATTAAAACGGCATCTGCCTGTTTACATAGCAAGGATTTGGACAGCATCGATTTGATGGAAAAACTGTACCAGTTTGTAGATCAGGAAGTGAACAACGACTCGCTCAAACTCGCCTTGTACGATCTCATTATCCGTCACTCCCGTGGCTACGGTATCAATAAGTTTGTTGCCAAAGCTCTTTTTCAGAAATATCTTATTGAAAGAAATGACTTTACTAAACTACATGCAACCTATGATTCGGGGCGATTTGTTTTACATTACATAGATTTTCTATCAGCAGAAGAACGAACAACCTTATTTTATAAGCTAGGTGTTCATGCGTATAATTTGCGGCGTTTTCAAGAGAGCATTGACTTATGCATGAATAATGTAACCGAGGATATACCGGTAAGCTTGATCAAGGCGGAATCCATAGCTGTCGTTCATAATTCTTACTATTATATAGGCGAGTATATTTTGAGTGAGTCTTATTTGAAACAGTACATAACTTTTCCGTATCCTCATATTCAAGATAATGCAAAATTAATGATGGCTGTCCTGAATGTGAAAAAAGGGGATAAAGAACTTGCCTTGTCGCAGCTTGAAGAATGTTTGCAGAGTTGCGGAGAGAATGCTTTGTTGCATGTTATCAACCAACTCATGATACTATACCTTGAAATGAATGATTGGGCATCTATTGAAAAGCTATTAAAGTGGGAAAATAAAATTGTCTCTATTCCATACATTACACCGTATAAGAAGTCTGAGTTGGCCCATTTCTATAAACTAAAAGGCAACTACTGCGTTTCTATAGGGAACATTGAAAACGGAATTCAGTGTTATTTGGAAAGTGCGTTACGATATTCCCAAGTTAACGATATTTTAAATGAACGCGAATGTTGTAGTCTAATTATAAAATTATATACTGATAGGGATAAAATGATGGATGTTGAAACCCTGAAAAAACTTCAGTTACTTTATAATCAATGTAATGATTGGGGCAACAGTTCCTCTTTATGA